The following are encoded together in the Methylomonas methanica MC09 genome:
- a CDS encoding sodium-translocating pyrophosphatase produces the protein MTQVSVAVVLALVMALIGIVFVCFQLRRVLAYNAGNDAMQAIAVAIQEGAAAFLNREYRILSIFVIAVALVIAVFLQIQTAASFLLGAVASASAGYLGMYIAVRANVRTAEAARHSLHQGLRVAFGSGAVMGMSVVSFSLLGMTGLYLLFSDDPACLTYITGFGFGASSIALFARVGGGIYTKAADVGADLVGKVEKGIPEDDPRNPAVIADNVGDNVGDVAGMGADLFESYSGSIIAAATLGFALTDRLDTALVALPFLIAAIGVIGSLLGFSVVVFSNIGENTDLHMLLRVLRSSVWASSVAVLGLSLLVIRHEHIPMNYWYVILVGLIAGNAIAYVTEYYTSYTEKPTQSIAAVCETGAATTIIQGLAVGMMSTVFPVLIVAAAILASIWLGYNADGSMAAGLYAVALSAVGMLSTLGITLATDAYGPVADNAGGIAEMCHLPVEVRQRTDALDSLGNTTAATGKGFAIGSAVLTALALMAAYVTAAKVEHLNLLDPTMLPGILIGAMMPYLFSAMTMMAVGKAARAIVLEVRRQFKEIPGLMEGTARPDYKACVGISTKGALREMILPGTLAVVVPLLVGFVLGKEALAGLLMGTTASGFLLAVMMANAGGAWDNAKKYIETGQYGGKGSDAHKAAVVGDTIGDPFKDTSGPSLNILIKLMSIVSLVFASAFGSGWLNFYGT, from the coding sequence GTGACACAGGTATCGGTGGCGGTGGTTCTTGCATTGGTGATGGCGTTGATCGGCATTGTCTTTGTGTGTTTTCAGCTGCGGAGGGTCTTGGCTTACAACGCCGGTAACGACGCCATGCAGGCGATAGCCGTCGCCATTCAGGAAGGCGCGGCTGCGTTTTTGAATCGGGAGTACCGTATCCTGTCGATATTCGTTATTGCGGTGGCTCTCGTCATCGCCGTTTTTTTACAAATACAAACCGCAGCTTCCTTTTTGCTGGGCGCTGTTGCTTCCGCGAGCGCGGGTTATTTGGGTATGTATATTGCCGTGCGCGCCAACGTCAGAACAGCCGAAGCCGCTCGCCACAGTTTGCATCAGGGCCTGCGCGTGGCATTCGGCAGCGGCGCTGTCATGGGTATGTCGGTAGTCAGCTTCAGTTTGTTGGGCATGACCGGTTTGTATCTGCTGTTTAGCGATGATCCCGCGTGCCTGACCTACATTACCGGCTTCGGTTTCGGTGCCAGCAGTATCGCCTTGTTCGCCCGCGTCGGCGGCGGCATTTACACCAAGGCGGCCGACGTTGGCGCCGACCTAGTCGGCAAAGTCGAGAAAGGTATTCCGGAAGACGATCCGCGTAATCCCGCCGTGATTGCCGACAATGTCGGCGACAATGTCGGCGACGTGGCCGGAATGGGAGCGGATTTATTCGAAAGTTATAGCGGTTCGATTATCGCCGCGGCTACTTTGGGCTTTGCCTTGACCGACCGGCTCGACACGGCGTTGGTCGCCCTGCCCTTTCTGATCGCGGCCATTGGCGTCATCGGTTCGCTGTTGGGCTTTAGTGTCGTTGTATTCTCCAATATCGGCGAAAACACCGATTTACATATGCTGTTACGTGTATTACGCAGTTCCGTGTGGGCTTCGTCCGTGGCCGTACTGGGTTTATCCTTGCTGGTCATTCGCCACGAACACATCCCCATGAACTATTGGTATGTGATTTTGGTGGGTTTGATAGCGGGTAACGCTATTGCCTATGTCACCGAGTATTACACTTCGTATACCGAAAAACCCACGCAATCGATTGCGGCCGTCTGCGAAACCGGCGCGGCAACCACCATCATACAAGGCTTGGCTGTCGGTATGATGAGCACGGTGTTTCCGGTATTAATCGTCGCCGCGGCTATTTTAGCCAGCATTTGGCTGGGTTATAACGCGGACGGCAGCATGGCGGCCGGCCTTTACGCCGTGGCCCTATCCGCCGTCGGCATGCTGAGCACGCTGGGAATTACCCTGGCAACCGATGCTTACGGCCCTGTAGCCGACAACGCCGGCGGTATCGCCGAGATGTGCCACCTGCCCGTGGAAGTGCGCCAGCGTACGGATGCCCTGGATAGTTTGGGCAACACCACCGCCGCCACCGGCAAAGGCTTCGCCATAGGCTCGGCCGTATTGACCGCGCTGGCGTTGATGGCGGCTTATGTTACCGCGGCTAAAGTCGAACATTTGAATTTACTCGACCCCACCATGCTGCCTGGGATTTTGATAGGCGCCATGATGCCTTATCTGTTTTCGGCGATGACCATGATGGCGGTCGGCAAAGCGGCGCGGGCCATTGTTTTGGAAGTGCGCCGCCAGTTCAAGGAAATTCCCGGTCTGATGGAGGGTACGGCGAGGCCTGATTATAAAGCCTGCGTCGGCATCAGTACCAAGGGTGCCTTGCGGGAGATGATTCTGCCCGGTACCTTGGCCGTGGTAGTGCCTTTGCTGGTGGGATTCGTACTGGGTAAGGAAGCGCTGGCCGGGTTATTGATGGGCACTACGGCATCCGGTTTCTTGTTGGCGGTGATGATGGCAAATGCCGGCGGCGCCTGGGATAATGCCAAAAAATATATCGAAACCGGCCAATACGGCGGCAAAGGTTCCGATGCGCACAAAGCGGCGGTGGTCGGCGACACCATAGGCGACCCGTTTAAAGACACCAGCGGCCCGTCATTGAATATATTAATCAAACTGATGAGCATCGTCAGCTTGGTATTTGCCTCGGCATTCGGATCAGGCTGGCTGAATTTTTACGGGACCTAA
- a CDS encoding EAL domain-containing response regulator gives MNFPQSSMTNGRRAALLFVDDDTTVLKALRRLFRHENYTLYLAEGGAEGLTVMQEHVVDLVICDMRMPTMSGAEFLAQALEQWPETVRILLTGYADLQSTIEAVNKGRIYSYCTKPWDDEELKLLVHNALQQKHLREEQERLSAIIRQQNDELKAINEHLEEKVEQRTAELEQANKNLLLHNQAIEAARNGITITDAKQAGNPLVYANPAFKRITGYDLAEVLGRNLSFLQGGDHDQPGLESLRTAIRRQTAGYAVVRNYRKDGSLFWNELAIAPIKNANDEVTHFVGIIDDITEFKTNQAQLEYRASYDDLTGLVNRNLLNDRLDNAISTAQREQKVFCLFFMDLDDFKVINDTMGHSVGDEFLKIIAGRLMNCVRACDSVARYGGDEFVFVCPSIAKTDDAALIAARIITEVSQPLQLNGHTLQGAISIGIGFYPEDGLNKETLLQHADTAMYDAKDKGRNTFSFYTEAFNQRLMQRLTLEEDLRQALRLDQFVVYYQPKFDLHSEQINGVEALLRWNHPEKGLIPPDHFIPLTEDTDLILPIGEWVLHTACLQAKAWQLAGLPAINMAINVSPKQLHGPTFDQTITRVLLQSGLDARFLDLEVTEGAVMLDPDKIAITLTRLKDIGIRISMDDFGTGYSSLSYLKRFPFDNLKIDKAFINDIPLDEGDVTLVLTIIAMAHNFKLKVVAEGVETQAQVDFLARNGCDEIQGYFFSRPLPAAEMEQLLKQTN, from the coding sequence ATGAATTTTCCGCAATCGTCAATGACCAACGGACGGCGGGCGGCTTTACTGTTTGTCGATGACGACACCACTGTGCTTAAAGCCTTGCGTCGACTGTTTCGGCATGAAAATTACACGCTTTATCTTGCGGAGGGCGGTGCGGAGGGCTTGACCGTTATGCAAGAGCATGTCGTTGATTTAGTTATTTGCGATATGCGTATGCCCACAATGAGCGGCGCCGAATTTTTAGCTCAAGCGCTTGAGCAATGGCCCGAGACCGTGCGTATCTTGTTAACCGGCTATGCCGATTTACAATCGACTATCGAAGCAGTCAACAAAGGCCGGATTTACAGTTATTGCACTAAACCCTGGGACGACGAAGAATTAAAGCTATTGGTTCATAACGCACTGCAACAAAAACATTTGCGTGAAGAACAGGAACGCTTATCAGCTATCATCCGGCAACAGAATGATGAACTGAAAGCCATCAACGAACATCTGGAAGAAAAAGTCGAACAGCGTACGGCAGAGCTGGAGCAAGCCAATAAAAACCTGTTGCTCCATAATCAAGCCATTGAAGCCGCACGTAACGGCATTACAATTACGGACGCCAAGCAAGCCGGCAATCCCCTGGTTTATGCCAACCCGGCGTTTAAACGCATTACTGGTTACGACCTCGCCGAGGTACTTGGCCGCAACCTTTCGTTTCTACAGGGCGGGGATCATGACCAGCCTGGCTTGGAGAGTCTCCGAACAGCCATTCGCCGCCAGACAGCCGGCTATGCCGTTGTCCGTAATTATCGCAAGGATGGCTCGTTGTTCTGGAATGAACTGGCCATTGCGCCAATAAAAAACGCCAACGACGAAGTGACGCACTTTGTCGGTATCATTGACGATATTACCGAATTCAAAACCAATCAGGCACAGTTGGAATACCGGGCCAGTTATGATGATTTAACCGGACTGGTCAATCGCAATCTTCTCAATGACCGTCTTGATAACGCCATCAGTACCGCTCAACGCGAGCAAAAAGTCTTCTGCCTCTTTTTTATGGATCTCGATGACTTTAAGGTCATCAATGACACGATGGGACATTCAGTGGGCGATGAGTTCCTAAAAATCATTGCCGGGCGACTGATGAATTGCGTCCGAGCCTGTGATAGCGTAGCCCGTTATGGTGGCGACGAGTTTGTTTTTGTATGTCCAAGCATCGCCAAAACCGACGATGCTGCTTTGATAGCGGCGCGAATCATTACCGAAGTCTCGCAACCGCTGCAACTTAATGGGCACACCCTGCAAGGGGCAATAAGTATCGGCATCGGTTTTTATCCTGAGGATGGGTTGAACAAAGAAACCCTGCTTCAGCATGCGGATACCGCCATGTATGACGCTAAGGATAAGGGCAGAAATACCTTTAGTTTTTATACCGAAGCGTTTAACCAACGCCTGATGCAGCGTTTGACGCTGGAGGAAGACTTGCGTCAGGCTTTACGATTGGATCAATTTGTCGTCTATTACCAACCCAAGTTCGATTTGCATAGTGAACAAATTAACGGTGTGGAGGCCTTGCTGCGCTGGAACCATCCGGAAAAAGGCTTGATTCCCCCCGATCACTTCATTCCATTGACGGAAGATACCGACTTGATTCTGCCGATAGGCGAATGGGTGTTGCATACGGCCTGTTTGCAAGCCAAAGCTTGGCAGTTGGCGGGATTACCCGCCATCAACATGGCGATCAATGTTTCACCCAAACAGTTGCATGGCCCAACGTTTGATCAAACGATTACCCGTGTTTTACTGCAAAGCGGATTGGACGCGCGTTTTTTGGATTTGGAGGTAACCGAAGGCGCGGTGATGCTGGACCCGGATAAAATAGCCATTACTTTGACCCGGCTAAAGGATATCGGCATTCGAATTTCAATGGACGATTTCGGTACGGGTTATTCAAGTTTGAGCTACTTAAAACGATTTCCCTTCGATAATCTAAAAATAGATAAGGCATTTATCAACGATATTCCGTTGGATGAGGGTGATGTTACTTTAGTGCTAACCATTATTGCGATGGCGCACAACTTTAAACTTAAGGTGGTAGCCGAAGGGGTTGAAACACAGGCGCAGGTGGATTTTTTGGCGCGGAATGGTTGCGATGAAATCCAGGGTTATTTCTTTAGCCGACCGCTGCCGGCCGCGGAAATGGAGCAACTGCTTAAGCAAACCAACTGA
- a CDS encoding HDOD domain-containing protein, with amino-acid sequence MNTKSQVTLLADLPSLPTVLMDALQFTAGSQNLSNLANKISQDPHMAVRILRVANSPFYGMSREIGSLQEAVVVLGLNRVKNLLLGVGFMNLFPLGRQDFDYSRFWHHSMAVAECTRQLAINTGIDQDIAFTAGLLHDIGLLAIVLLFPDDFSRITAEPHLNRIEAERQILGFDHTEIGRDVAKHWNIPMTIQLAIEQHETPPAQGDGISLGLLVHVANLLVRTEQSDDPTTLDYPAAVTPLLEILNSPIDQAISWTNTSRQFANQIVASI; translated from the coding sequence ATGAATACGAAATCCCAAGTGACCCTACTGGCTGATTTGCCGTCCTTGCCCACTGTACTCATGGATGCCTTGCAGTTCACGGCCGGCAGCCAAAATTTGTCCAATCTCGCCAACAAAATTAGTCAAGACCCGCACATGGCGGTACGCATTTTACGCGTCGCCAATTCGCCTTTTTACGGTATGTCCCGGGAAATTGGTTCTTTGCAGGAAGCGGTGGTGGTGTTGGGACTTAACCGGGTAAAAAACCTGCTGTTGGGCGTTGGCTTTATGAACCTATTTCCCTTGGGCCGTCAAGATTTCGACTATTCACGGTTTTGGCATCACAGTATGGCGGTAGCGGAGTGCACTCGACAACTGGCGATTAATACCGGTATTGATCAGGACATTGCCTTTACGGCGGGATTGCTGCATGACATTGGGCTGCTGGCCATTGTCTTGTTATTTCCAGACGACTTTAGCCGCATTACCGCTGAACCGCATCTAAACAGAATTGAAGCGGAACGGCAAATTTTGGGATTCGATCACACAGAGATAGGCAGGGATGTCGCAAAGCATTGGAATATACCGATGACTATTCAGCTTGCCATCGAACAGCATGAAACCCCGCCAGCGCAAGGTGACGGGATATCGTTGGGATTGTTGGTTCATGTGGCCAATTTGCTGGTACGTACCGAACAAAGCGATGACCCGACGACTTTGGATTATCCGGCGGCTGTTACTCCATTACTTGAGATATTGAATAGCCCTATTGACCAAGCAATAAGCTGGACCAATACCAGCCGCCAATTCGCCAATCAGATCGTCGCGAGTATTTAA
- a CDS encoding PAS domain-containing protein — MATKPQPNNQEIVMRDDDFIVTKTDTVGKLTYCNPIFIEFSGFSEAELLGQQHNIVRHPDMPRAVFALLWQTIRNGEEFMGYVKNLCKDGSYYWVFATVTPSFKPNSKEVIGYFSVRRKPDKLKQRVIENLYREMLNAEKSANRAHAIDAGMAVLQNTLHSAGKDYREFILTL, encoded by the coding sequence ATGGCGACTAAACCCCAACCCAATAATCAGGAAATCGTCATGCGTGACGACGATTTCATCGTCACTAAAACCGACACCGTCGGTAAGTTGACCTATTGCAACCCCATCTTTATCGAATTTTCCGGTTTTTCCGAAGCGGAATTATTGGGTCAACAACACAATATCGTCCGTCATCCGGACATGCCGAGGGCCGTGTTTGCATTGTTATGGCAAACCATACGGAATGGCGAAGAATTCATGGGTTATGTGAAAAATCTGTGCAAAGACGGTTCGTATTATTGGGTATTCGCCACCGTCACGCCCAGTTTTAAACCCAATTCCAAAGAAGTGATCGGCTATTTCTCGGTGCGCCGCAAGCCGGATAAACTTAAACAGCGAGTCATTGAAAACCTGTATCGCGAGATGCTGAACGCGGAAAAATCCGCCAACCGTGCCCATGCAATCGATGCCGGCATGGCTGTATTACAGAACACGCTTCATTCAGCCGGAAAAGACTACCGTGAATTCATTCTTACTCTTTAA
- a CDS encoding GumC family protein has product MTDNPHEYRTVSNDFEPRMPRLRRWLAFLTVFLPCMLVSQIYIFLQPAIYQSGATVLTMAATDLDQASPSADIQHVSIQKQLLLGSSILEKTVEHLQNMLTNNRDWNADELRNMFAVIPEPETNLVHLQAEGPEPKVLQRAVNAWIETYLQIRAAFVAENTEKVTAEITDQLQRIDRQVAEKRNEVDRFRLQHDILSTESADNQAHARLQGLNKSLNSALEEEVKAKAKLDTILGAISRNEVVVPEEDTRAMAVLLQQAEKLREELAAIEAHYTKEYIDLNPNLGKVREELIEIEAKIAQKASVGKDFARQEAEHNYAAAREAVAAIRQQMQAHKQLAAEYTSQFTEHQALQQELLNLETLQQETKQRLVDIDVKQREKYPQVDVVDWASLPDKPIRPNYLQESLMAFAGSLALALLAVLIIDYLSREPAPQPAPMSLGGIHLHHQPRAMLDVTEPAAPQVGYDPLKALPIADTPRELNHQEVLTLTQAAEPSIKAVIHLLFNGLSLAEILTLSADCLNFDALMILIPGQRNVLMTDSVADCFNKDVAFDNWPTEAEIKTLLCCAAIDSGLPNPELITIETLRYTYLLFLVRQGIKLADLTKIAGPLSPEQLLELGRHGVPPANLGLENINLDYFRATGR; this is encoded by the coding sequence ATGACTGATAACCCCCATGAGTACCGGACGGTTTCAAACGACTTTGAACCCAGAATGCCTCGCCTAAGACGCTGGCTGGCGTTTTTAACGGTTTTCTTGCCCTGCATGCTGGTTTCTCAAATCTATATCTTCCTGCAGCCGGCTATCTATCAAAGCGGGGCGACCGTATTGACCATGGCGGCTACCGATCTCGATCAAGCCAGTCCTTCCGCGGACATCCAACATGTCAGCATCCAAAAACAGCTTTTGCTGGGTTCATCCATTTTGGAAAAAACCGTCGAACATTTACAAAACATGCTGACCAACAACCGGGACTGGAATGCCGATGAGTTAAGAAACATGTTCGCCGTAATACCGGAACCCGAGACCAATTTAGTGCATTTACAAGCCGAAGGTCCGGAGCCTAAAGTTTTGCAACGCGCGGTCAATGCCTGGATAGAAACCTACCTACAGATAAGGGCTGCGTTCGTTGCCGAGAACACCGAAAAGGTCACTGCGGAAATCACCGACCAGTTGCAACGCATAGACCGTCAAGTCGCGGAAAAGCGTAACGAAGTCGACCGGTTTCGCTTGCAACACGACATCCTGTCCACCGAAAGCGCCGACAATCAGGCTCATGCCCGCTTACAAGGCTTGAACAAATCCTTAAACAGCGCGTTGGAAGAAGAGGTTAAAGCCAAAGCCAAACTTGACACCATCCTTGGCGCCATTTCCAGAAACGAAGTTGTGGTGCCGGAGGAAGATACCCGGGCGATGGCGGTTTTGCTGCAACAAGCGGAAAAGCTGCGTGAAGAACTGGCGGCTATCGAAGCGCATTACACCAAGGAATACATCGACCTGAACCCTAATTTGGGTAAGGTGCGGGAGGAGTTAATTGAGATTGAGGCTAAAATCGCCCAAAAAGCCAGCGTTGGCAAGGACTTTGCCCGGCAGGAAGCGGAGCACAATTATGCCGCCGCCAGAGAGGCCGTGGCCGCCATAAGGCAACAAATGCAAGCTCATAAGCAATTGGCTGCGGAATATACCTCGCAATTTACTGAACACCAAGCGCTGCAGCAGGAATTACTCAACTTGGAAACCTTGCAACAGGAGACCAAACAGCGGCTGGTGGATATCGATGTCAAGCAACGCGAAAAATACCCGCAGGTCGACGTAGTCGATTGGGCCTCGTTGCCGGATAAACCGATCAGGCCGAATTACCTGCAGGAATCGCTAATGGCGTTTGCCGGTAGTTTGGCCCTGGCTTTGTTGGCGGTACTCATTATCGATTATCTGAGCCGGGAGCCTGCTCCGCAACCCGCGCCCATGTCGCTGGGCGGCATTCATTTGCATCATCAACCGCGGGCAATGCTGGATGTAACCGAGCCAGCCGCGCCCCAAGTCGGTTATGACCCGTTAAAAGCCTTACCCATTGCCGATACCCCCCGAGAATTAAACCATCAGGAAGTGTTGACGCTTACCCAAGCTGCGGAACCTTCGATCAAAGCAGTTATCCACTTACTGTTTAACGGTTTATCGTTGGCCGAAATCCTTACCTTAAGCGCGGACTGCCTTAACTTTGACGCGCTGATGATTCTGATACCCGGACAACGCAATGTTTTGATGACGGATTCGGTGGCCGACTGTTTTAACAAGGATGTCGCATTTGACAATTGGCCGACCGAAGCGGAAATCAAAACTTTGCTCTGCTGTGCCGCGATAGATAGCGGACTGCCAAACCCTGAGCTCATTACCATTGAAACCTTACGATACACCTACCTGCTGTTTTTGGTACGACAAGGCATCAAACTGGCGGATCTGACCAAAATAGCCGGTCCGCTTTCGCCGGAACAGCTACTGGAACTGGGGAGGCATGGCGTACCGCCCGCCAATCTGGGGCTGGAAAACATTAATCTGGATTATTTTCGAGCAACCGGCCGCTAG
- a CDS encoding response regulator has product MTSPTLRKNKVMAESTRTSRTLLLVDDEPNIINALKRTLRRDGYSIFTANGAEEALDLLIDHKIALIISDQRMPKMSGVEFLRKVKELYPKTVRVVLSGFTDLESVTSAINEGAIYRFMTKPWDDELLRKNVREAFEYHEMEQENQRLTRELQHSNDLLARLNQSLEQQVMQKTREIVRNIKMLEISQEILEHLPVAILGLDEQHMIAASNLLADTLFQRYPGECLLGLQANSVLPATLLYVLQQTKDSEAAAEFNGGSLDLGNSNTMYVWISPMGELSQSKGTIVALSPVKR; this is encoded by the coding sequence ATGACAAGCCCAACACTACGTAAAAATAAGGTTATGGCAGAAAGCACGCGCACCTCTAGAACCTTGCTATTGGTTGACGACGAACCGAACATTATTAATGCGCTGAAACGTACGTTGCGTAGGGATGGCTACAGTATATTCACTGCGAATGGCGCGGAAGAAGCACTTGATTTACTAATCGATCATAAAATAGCACTGATCATATCCGATCAGCGTATGCCGAAGATGAGCGGTGTTGAGTTTTTGCGCAAAGTTAAAGAGCTCTATCCAAAAACCGTACGCGTGGTGCTATCCGGATTTACCGACCTTGAATCGGTGACTAGCGCCATTAATGAAGGGGCGATTTACCGATTTATGACTAAGCCATGGGATGATGAGTTATTGCGTAAGAACGTCCGAGAAGCGTTTGAATATCATGAAATGGAACAGGAAAACCAACGACTGACCCGAGAGCTCCAACATTCAAACGATTTACTTGCCAGACTTAATCAAAGTTTGGAACAACAAGTGATGCAAAAAACGCGTGAAATCGTACGTAACATCAAAATGCTGGAAATATCCCAGGAAATACTTGAACATTTGCCGGTGGCGATTCTTGGCCTTGATGAACAACACATGATCGCCGCCTCCAATCTACTCGCGGACACTCTATTTCAGCGTTATCCCGGCGAATGCTTGCTTGGCCTGCAAGCAAACAGTGTTTTGCCCGCCACCTTATTGTACGTATTACAGCAAACCAAGGATTCTGAAGCCGCGGCGGAATTTAACGGCGGCAGCTTAGATTTGGGCAATAGTAATACCATGTATGTGTGGATAAGCCCCATGGGTGAACTTAGCCAATCAAAAGGTACTATAGTGGCGCTTTCGCCAGTCAAGAGATAA
- a CDS encoding ATP-binding protein: protein MLLNESQQWDWIYNLYQLGQSDAFEEGSNQIFEKMLRHIVDGFRAETGSLVLYQGEDGNRLTIVAAIGLPEKCIGGTISNGSGVIGWVLANQQALLIKGDISNDTRFHGYTAKPNARIPVASLCWPLQIGQRLIGALSVNSFNDESNYTGVDLDHGQKLANPITLVIDNIRLHADQRKRIQQLANTNERYINTNRQLVDAHKQLAESEKRLNDILNSLDSVVWSMEPGTMKLLYLNKAANEVSGRPVEDFFNDPRLWLKIMDPSDRKQVEASLDNLTTNSIQKLIYRIRRPDGELRWLFHRMCAVCDDAGSPIRIDGITVDITQHKHAEDLLKQRNQELQSALDTIQEVQRQLVQSEKLSSIGQLAAGVAHEINNPIGYINSNLTSLKTYVEDLLALVEMYEKTEIGCADGEQLRQIQDFKQQIDLVFLKTDVLDLLDESHEGASRVKKIVQDLKDFSHAGGADEWQWANLHDCLDSTLNIVNNEVKYKARVVKAYGNIPRAWCLPHQLNQVFMNLLVNAAHAIEKEGTITVRTGTENGSLWVEVSDTGQGISPEHANKIFDPFFTTKPVGKGTGLGLSVSYSIVKKHQGEIKVDSRIGEGTTFRVVLPTKEQPVDV, encoded by the coding sequence ATGTTATTAAATGAATCGCAGCAATGGGACTGGATTTATAACCTCTATCAATTGGGGCAGTCCGATGCGTTTGAAGAGGGTTCAAACCAGATATTCGAGAAAATGCTGCGTCATATTGTGGATGGATTCAGAGCCGAGACCGGCTCGTTGGTCTTGTATCAAGGCGAAGACGGCAATCGCTTAACCATAGTCGCCGCGATCGGTTTGCCTGAGAAATGTATCGGCGGCACGATATCCAACGGCAGCGGCGTGATAGGCTGGGTATTGGCCAACCAGCAGGCATTGTTGATCAAGGGCGATATCAGTAATGACACGCGCTTTCACGGCTACACAGCCAAACCCAATGCCCGCATACCGGTTGCCTCCTTGTGCTGGCCGTTGCAGATAGGCCAGCGATTGATAGGCGCCTTATCCGTCAACAGTTTTAACGATGAGTCTAATTACACGGGAGTGGATTTGGACCACGGGCAAAAATTAGCTAATCCGATCACACTGGTGATCGACAACATCAGGCTGCATGCCGACCAACGCAAGCGCATCCAACAACTTGCCAACACCAATGAACGTTATATCAATACCAACCGGCAATTAGTGGATGCGCATAAACAACTGGCCGAGTCGGAAAAACGCCTCAACGATATTTTAAATTCGCTGGATAGCGTGGTTTGGTCGATGGAACCCGGCACGATGAAATTGCTGTATCTCAATAAGGCCGCCAATGAGGTATCCGGTCGTCCGGTCGAGGATTTTTTCAATGACCCTCGGTTGTGGCTGAAGATTATGGACCCCAGCGATCGAAAGCAGGTGGAAGCCAGTTTGGACAATTTAACGACAAACAGCATCCAAAAACTAATCTATCGTATTCGCCGCCCCGACGGCGAACTTCGTTGGCTGTTTCATCGTATGTGCGCCGTTTGCGATGATGCCGGTTCACCGATACGCATCGACGGCATCACGGTGGATATTACCCAGCATAAACATGCCGAAGACTTGCTGAAACAGCGTAATCAGGAATTACAATCAGCGCTCGATACCATACAAGAAGTTCAGCGGCAATTGGTGCAATCGGAAAAGCTGTCCTCTATCGGCCAACTGGCGGCGGGGGTCGCGCACGAAATCAACAATCCTATCGGCTATATCAACTCCAATCTAACGTCATTAAAAACCTATGTGGAAGATTTGCTGGCATTGGTGGAAATGTATGAAAAAACCGAGATCGGATGCGCCGACGGCGAACAACTTCGGCAAATTCAGGATTTCAAGCAGCAAATCGATCTGGTTTTTTTAAAAACCGATGTGCTCGATTTGTTGGATGAGTCTCACGAGGGCGCATCGCGCGTCAAAAAAATCGTTCAGGATCTCAAGGATTTTTCGCATGCCGGCGGCGCCGACGAGTGGCAATGGGCGAATTTGCACGACTGCCTGGATAGCACACTGAATATCGTCAATAACGAAGTCAAATACAAAGCCCGTGTCGTCAAAGCATACGGGAACATCCCGCGTGCTTGGTGTTTGCCGCATCAGTTGAATCAGGTATTTATGAATTTGCTGGTCAATGCCGCCCACGCCATTGAAAAGGAAGGTACGATCACCGTTCGTACCGGCACCGAAAACGGCAGCCTTTGGGTCGAGGTTAGCGATACGGGTCAAGGCATTTCGCCCGAGCACGCCAATAAAATTTTCGACCCGTTCTTTACCACCAAACCGGTGGGCAAGGGAACGGGACTGGGACTGTCCGTTTCCTACAGCATCGTTAAAAAGCACCAGGGCGAAATTAAGGTAGACAGCCGGATCGGCGAAGGCACCACCTTTCGAGTGGTATTGCCCACAAAAGAACAGCCGGTCGACGTATGA